In Nocardioides nitrophenolicus, the genomic window TGCCTCGACCGGCTCGATCTCGGCGAACTTGGCCGCGACCCGCTTCCACTGGCCGTCGGGCCCCGGGCCGGGGTCGTTCTTCTTGCCCATCGCGAAGGTCCACACCTGGCGCGACTTCCCGGTGCCGCTGGCGGAGCCGTCGAGCGCCCAGTCCTTGGCGGGCAGCTCGGGCAGGTCCAACGGCGCGACGTGGACGCCGACCTGGGTCTTCGAGAGCAGGTCGTCGCCGTACAGGATCACGGGAGCGCGGTACTTGTCGGCGAGGTGGAAGAGCAGCTGGGTGTGCTCGACGGCCTCGGTGATGTCCTTGGGGGCCAGCGTGATGGTGCGGTAGTCGCCCCAGCCGCCGCCGCGGGTGCACTGGTAGTAGTCCTGCTGGTTGCGGGCCATGTTGAAGACGACGAGCGGGGTCTCGTTGAGCGCGGCCTCGGCGATGGTCTCCTGCATCAGCGCGATGCCCTGGCCGCAGGAGCCGGTGGCCGAGCGGAAGCCGGCGGCGGAGGCGCCGAGCGCCATGTTGGCGCCCTCGATCTCGCTCTCGGCGTTGATGCACACCCCGCCCGCGCCGGCCATCTCCCGTGACATCGCCTCCAGCAGCGGCGTGAACGGCGACATGGGGTAGCCGGCGAAGAACCGGCAGTCGGCCGCGAGCGCGGCCCGGGTGATGGCGACACTGCCCTGCAGCAGCTCGAGGGTCACGAAGGGGCTCCTGTGGGGATGGGGGAGACCTGGCTGATGCCGAGGTCGAGGGCGCGGGCGTTGCCCTCCGCGTGCTGGCGCCGGTACGGCGGCAGCAGGCCGGTCATCGCGGTGACCAGCTGGTCGCGGGTCGCCACGCCGGTGAGCGCGGCGTAGGCGCCGAGCATGACGAAGCTGCCGGCCTGGGCGACGCCGGCCTCGCGGGCCAGCGCGGTGGCCGGGACCCGGACCGGGTCGCGCTCGGCGGCGAACCCGTCGGGGGCGACCGAGGAGTTGACCAGGCACAGCCCGCCGGGGACCAGCCGGGCCAGGGTGTTCTCGCTGTAGCGGTCGTGCATGAGGATCGCCGCCTCGGCGCGGGGCACGATCGGCAGCGCCCGCAGGGGGGCGTCGCCGACCACGACGGTGGCCTGGGTCGGTCCGCCGCGCATCTCGCCGCCGTACTCGGCGCCGAGCATCGCGTAGCGGCCCTGGGCGGTGAGCGCCTGGGCGAGCGTCTTGGCCAGCAGCTGGACGCCTTGGCCGCCGATGCCGGTGATCATCAGCGCGTGCTCCGGGGTGGGGGTCGTCATCGTCACCTCCTGTATTTTGAATTTATTATCCAACTTGAACGAGGGCAAGCGGTGCGCGTGTGAGCCACGTCTCAGCCCGGAGCGACCAGGCCCAGGGAGCGCTCGTACGCCGCCTGCAGCGGCCGGTGCCCACCGTCCACCTCGGCGACCGCGCGGCCGCGCACCATCACGTAGCCGCGGTCCACGACCTCGCGCAGGCCCACCAGGTCCGGGGCCGCCACCAGGACGGCGAGGCCCGCGTCGGCCAGCTCGCGCACGGTGGTCGCGAGCTGCTGGACGATGAGCGGCGCCAGGCCGGTCACCAGCTCGTCGAGGAGCAGCACCTGGGGCGAGCCCATCAGCGCCCGGGCCACCGCGAGCATCTGCTGCTCGCCGCCACTCAGCACGCCGGCGAGGCTGCCGCGGCGCTCGCCGAGGATGGGGAAGCGCTCCTCGGCGGCAGTGACCGAGCGGGCCGGCAGCCGCAGCTGGTCGGCGCCGATCAGCAGGTTCTCGCGCACGGTGAGCCGGGAGAACAGCTGGCGGCCCTGCGGGACCAGCGCCAGCCCGCCCCGGGTACGACGGCCGGGGGACCAGCCGTCGATCCGCTCGCCGCCCAGCCGCACCTCTCCGCTCGCGCGCACGGTGCCGCACGCCCCGAGCACGGCACTGCTCTTTCCGGCGCCGTTCGGGCCGACCAGCGCGGTGACCTGGCCGGCCGGGACGGAGAGGGAGAGGCCGTCGACGGCGAGCGCGCCGCCGTACCGCACGGTGAGGCCGTCGAGGTCGAGCCGGGTCATGAGGGAACCCCTTCCGGTGTGGTGCCGAAGTAGACGCGCTGCATCTCCGGGCTGGCGAGGCACTCCCGCGGACTGCCCTCGAAGGCCAGCCGGCCGCGCTCCATGAGCAGCACGCGGTCGGCCAGGCCGGTGACCAGGTCGACGTTGTGGTCGACCAGGATCACGCCGTGGCCGCGGCCGCGGAGCAGCTCGATCACCCGGGTGATGCCGGCGACGCCGTGGGCGTCGGCCCCGGCGAACGGCTCGTCGAGGAGCAGCACGCAGGGATCGGCGCCGAGGGCGCGACCCACCTCGACCAGCCGCTGCTCACCGAGGGTGAGGTCGCCCGCCGTGCGGTCCAGGCCGGCCAGGCCGACCTCCTCGGCGAGCCGCTCGGCCAACGCGCGGTCGGCCGCGGACCGCGGCCGGAGGATGCCGCGGACCAGGCCGGTGAGCAGGGGGACCAGGCCGCGGTGCCGGGCGGCGAAGGCGCCGAGCAGCAGGTTGTCGGCGACGGTGAGGTCGTGCGCGAGCTGCGGATGCTGGAAGGTCCGGGCCAGCCCCTGCGCCGCCCGCGCGGCGGCGCCGCCGCGCAGCGGCTCGCCGCGGACCAGCAGCTCCCCGCCGTCGGCGTCCTGGGCGCCGGTGACCAGGTCGACCAGGGTGGTCTTCCCGGCGCCGTTCGGACCGATCAGGCCGAGCACCTCGCCGGCCCGCAGCCGCAGTGCGACGTCGCTCACGGCGTGCACGCCGCCGTAGCTCTTGCGCAGGCCGGTGCCGCTCAGCAGCAGGTCGTCGGTCGTCATGCGCGGACACCTCGCTTGGTGAGCAGTGCCGTCCCGGCGCGGCCGAGGGTGCCGGCGAAGCCGAGCACACCGCGCGGGAAGAGCACGAGGATGACGAGCACGCTCAGCGAGACCAGCAGGGTCCCGCTCGAGGACAGCGCGTCGACGTTGAGGGTCAGGTCCACCACGATCACGGCGCCGAGCACCGCGCCCCACGGGCTGCCGATGCCGCCGATCAGCGGCATGAAGACCGCCAGGAAGATCACGTTCACGCTGAACGTCTCCGGGTTGACCGCGCCGACGTACGCCGTGAAGAGCGCGCCGCCCAGCGAGGCGATGGCGGCGCCGACGCCGAGGGCGACCAGGTTGAGCAGCGAGACCGAGACCCCGGCGGTGTCGACCGCGATCGGCACCTCGCGCGACGCGCGGACCACCACGCCCCACGGGCTGCGACGCAGCCGGTCGAGGGCGAAGGCGAGCAGGCCGGTGAGCACGGTCGCCATCAGCACCACCTGGAACGGCGAGGGCTCCCAGCCGCCGAAGGACAGCAGCGGCAGGCCGATGATGCCGCTCGGGCCGCCGGTGACGTCGAGGTTGCCGAGCAGCTGGATGAACGCCTCCGCGAAGAGCAGGGTCACGGCGCCCAGGTAGAAGCCGGACAGCCGGATGGTGGCGGCGCCCAGCACCACCGCGATCGCGGCCGCGACCGGCGGGGCGA contains:
- a CDS encoding 2-oxoacid:acceptor oxidoreductase family protein — translated: MTTPTPEHALMITGIGGQGVQLLAKTLAQALTAQGRYAMLGAEYGGEMRGGPTQATVVVGDAPLRALPIVPRAEAAILMHDRYSENTLARLVPGGLCLVNSSVAPDGFAAERDPVRVPATALAREAGVAQAGSFVMLGAYAALTGVATRDQLVTAMTGLLPPYRRQHAEGNARALDLGISQVSPIPTGAPS
- a CDS encoding ABC transporter ATP-binding protein; translation: MTRLDLDGLTVRYGGALAVDGLSLSVPAGQVTALVGPNGAGKSSAVLGACGTVRASGEVRLGGERIDGWSPGRRTRGGLALVPQGRQLFSRLTVRENLLIGADQLRLPARSVTAAEERFPILGERRGSLAGVLSGGEQQMLAVARALMGSPQVLLLDELVTGLAPLIVQQLATTVRELADAGLAVLVAAPDLVGLREVVDRGYVMVRGRAVAEVDGGHRPLQAAYERSLGLVAPG
- a CDS encoding ABC transporter ATP-binding protein, encoding MTTDDLLLSGTGLRKSYGGVHAVSDVALRLRAGEVLGLIGPNGAGKTTLVDLVTGAQDADGGELLVRGEPLRGGAAARAAQGLARTFQHPQLAHDLTVADNLLLGAFAARHRGLVPLLTGLVRGILRPRSAADRALAERLAEEVGLAGLDRTAGDLTLGEQRLVEVGRALGADPCVLLLDEPFAGADAHGVAGITRVIELLRGRGHGVILVDHNVDLVTGLADRVLLMERGRLAFEGSPRECLASPEMQRVYFGTTPEGVPS
- a CDS encoding branched-chain amino acid ABC transporter permease is translated as MSARIQSAAGILGLALLVLWAGEDLYRSSLLVTMLTYALIALGMYVPFVLAGSLSLSYSAYAATGGYAVAIGSAHAGWPLWLGMLVAPPVAAAIAVVLGAATIRLSGFYLGAVTLLFAEAFIQLLGNLDVTGGPSGIIGLPLLSFGGWEPSPFQVVLMATVLTGLLAFALDRLRRSPWGVVVRASREVPIAVDTAGVSVSLLNLVALGVGAAIASLGGALFTAYVGAVNPETFSVNVIFLAVFMPLIGGIGSPWGAVLGAVIVVDLTLNVDALSSSGTLLVSLSVLVILVLFPRGVLGFAGTLGRAGTALLTKRGVRA